Genomic DNA from Danio rerio strain Tuebingen ecotype United States chromosome 22, GRCz12tu, whole genome shotgun sequence:
gaaacaatgataatcataaaaataagagttggctaacaataaaaacaaacagttttgattttatttaaaatttttgcatttataaggaAAAAGTGCCGTTATGGATGTGCATCcccacttttagagacagaccatttagaaacaggtgataaAGAATGTAACCCTTTGGATTTCATACAGCTGTCCCCTCGGcttttaaaatgtccactacACCCCtggtgtgactttggtaaatcaaatataatagtttgaaaacactgaccgATACATTTCTGAGTATTTCtagagtactgtaaaatacttgctaatAAAAAGGCTTAGAAacggtttccgtattttggtaaacctgaatttttttcatggcaaggttgacatttgcatgtaaTAGCTCTAATATTAAACTAGATAAAAACAAAGTGTAACTGGATATCAATTAAAAAGTATGCATTTACTATTGAAATATATCCTGCCAACACAGTTTTAAAATGAACTgatcccgaatgatgtttaatgAGTGTTTATAGTCTGATGCTCAACAATATTTTCAGAGCTGCTAAAATCCTCTGTATTTAAGTTCCTGTTTTTACTTCATTCAGATTAGGTTCATGTTATTGGTGTCCGCTACATTACATAATCACATATTGTATCTATCACCTAGAGATataaatatgatctgatttatttaatcaatcagtgtaaatgaatcagatttctctGTTTATTCCTCTGAAGCTCCATCAGTGAAAGACAAAggcagagtttattgaaggacagtgagaagatgagtgatccagaaccctgcagaattaaacaggaagagactgaagaactaataggtttgtgttcattcattaCTCTTCAATAATGAGGCTGAAGGACAGTCGggttgttcatttttaaacactTCATCCATTTTAGTTCttttttcatattaatttgtcttaatttttgtgtttttgattatGAGACATGCCTGAATCAACTTTACATCTCAAACTGTTTGTGTTGTGGTGCTGAAAAAGGGGTTTCAAGGGGTATCCAGCCCTTCCCTTTAGCCCtctgccttcaagctaaagagaattgggacacccctaccctttCATGTGATtgtaaggggtagaattgggattgggccaaactAATCTATTTTTGAGTCGTTTGGCAAAATTTTAATTGTTAACAAGTTGCTTCCAAACAAATCTTCAGCTAGCCCAAACATTGATCACACTACAAGCTAGTCATAACTACAATGCTGTTAAAAGTGAAAATTAACATTAATATGTTTATCTAAATCAGTTGTCTGTGATCAGCTCAGCTCAcctaaacacgcacacacacacacacacacacacacgcacacacacacacacacacacacacaagtcaagCATGAAATTATTTACTAGTTCTGAGATCAGTTTTTTTTACCAACAGATGGCGCTGTACTCCATACTACAAATTCTTACACACACCACTTTAGCCTAAAATGATTATTCGTAAAGTTAGGAAATGTTTAGGTAAAAATTCAGTGTAAAATAATCTTGTGGTATAAATGACTTAATTTTCAGATGTGGTGGTGAAGGAGGAGAGCGAAGCACcgagtgaagatgaggagaaacatcatgtcaagaATGAGAACAGAACAGCCGTGAACGGTCTcatctgcactcagtgtggaaagagtttcagctgcAAAAATAGTCTGAAGCGCCACATGAtggtccacactggagagaaaccgtttcACTGCATTgattgtgggaggagtttcacaCGATTACCTTCTCTACAACTACACAGAAAGCACATTCACAGTAAGTGGATCCTCTGAAGGCCCAGCCCTTCCGATATGTATTATTTAGGATGATTGTGAATAGTTTGAAGGATTTGCTTAATGTAAAGTGAATGTAACCAAAGACctttgaatgaattaatttaattataaataaaattaatagaaaGAAAATGTTTTCTGGTTGGTACATAAGTGTAAATCAGTCATTTAGGCCACATTTAATACAGTCAGGttcataaatattgggacatcaacacaattctaacatgtTTGACTCTATACACCAAcgcaatggatttgaaatgagcaagatgtgctttaactgcagactgtcagctttaatttcagccggtttacatccaaatcaggtgaacgctgtaggaattacaacagtttgcatatgtgcctctcacttgttaagggaccaaaagtaattggacagactaataataaaaatcaaactttctttttaatacttggtagcaaagcctgaagtctggaacacATAGACATTACCAGATGCTGGGTTTCATCCCTGGGGATGCTCTGCCAGACCTATTGCAACTGTTTTTAGTTcatgcttgttcttggggcattttcccttcagttttgtcttctgaaagtgaaatgcatgctcaatcgaattcaggtcaggtgattgacttggccgtTGCATAGCATTTCACTTCTTTCCCTTCAAGAACTCTTTGCTTGCTTTTgtagtatgctttgggtcattctccatctgcactgtgaagcaacggccaatgagttctgaagcatttggctgAATTTGAACAGATAATATTGCCCAAAACACTTCAGAAGTCAGCAGAGACGTCACCagtaaatacaagagaaccagttcaCAGGGTTCTCCTAaaaagataataagatgatgtacaTGAAGGACATTTTTTTAATCAGCTTTTAATTACATTTGGACAAAACGTGTCCTGTCTAGAATTATCCCTACCCTTTTCAAAAATCTATAGAAAAGCTTTTATTGGTTATTACCGGAAATCAAACGCTTCCTATAATTGCTGACCCGCTGTTTGCAGGTCTCCACTAGTATTTCGATGAGCTCCAACTCTGTCAGGTTGGAAGTTCTCCATCTCCCTGATCTGTAGCTCAATCCACGGATTCTCAATAGGGTTTAGctcaggactctggctgggcctcTGCCAAAGGTTAATGTTTTTGTCTGCCAGCCATTTCTTCACCACTTtgctcttgttgttgttgttgttgtgctgaaatgtccactggtGCCCAGGGCCAAGTTTCTTTGCTGACCACCtgattcattcttttttatttcggcttagttccttttttaatctggggtcgccacagcggaatgaaccatcaacttatccagtatatgtttaacgcagtggatgcccttccagctgcaatccatcagtgggaaacatccgtacactcattcacacacacactacgaacaagctcaccaaattcacctataccacatgtctttggacttgtggggaaaactggagcatccggaggaaacccacaccaacacagggagaacatgcaaactccacacagaaacgccaaccgaccaACTagggcagggatgggcaaacttgatcctcgagggttggtgtccctgcagagttttgttccaacactagtcaaacacacctgaacaaactaatcaatgtcttcaagatcacttgaactctatatggaggtctgtttgaatagggttggagctaaactatgcagggcactggccctccaggatcaagtttgcccatacCTGCActaggggctcgaaccagcgaccttcttgctgtgaggcaatcgtgctacccactgtgctaccCCTGAAAGAATTTTGATGCATTACTTCTATTTCATGGTGCTATTTACTGTGATCAGATTTCCTGGTCTACCGGCTACAAACATTAAGTTCCCACCACTATGTTTGACAGTGGGAATGGTGTACTTAGAGTTAAAGGCTTTTCCTTTAATATGGCAAATGGCCATGTTTAAACTTGCTGgttaaataaaatgaactaaatcagaatttgccaggggtatgaataattttgggctggACTTTGTATTTAAACTTAGTCTTGTGAAAGATTGGATGGCTTGTTTCATATGCAAACAAGTATCTGCATCTGAATTGGTGCACGTCTGAACCAATTGGCCTACAGGAACGAGTTAACATTGACGTTGAGGAACTGCATTATTCATTGTCTTCAATATTTGGTCAACTTAATTTATGTATTAGTCAGGGTTTCTGCGGGGtcctaaaaagtctaaaattgaaaatttaggctttaaaaagtcttaaattagctgttctaggtcttaaatattgttgcacaggtcttatttttccaatgtccatgtaacgctaaatctaatgctcatttaaattctttgttGTTGCTTAGTTTtcgtggtgttgtagttctttattcaACTAATCCAATTGTAAATTGCGctattacaactacaaataagACAGACATGCCAATACCGACAACAGCCAATCAACTTTCAGTTATTTAACTCTGTGTgcacggcgaatgtgacgtcaacGCTGTGTTTGCAgaggtttgctttgggtgcgcgcgacatgatttcggctggcagagcTCACAAATTTTTGACTTGACggttgatttgagttgaatatgaaactcttagaagagattttgtctgaaacaggtacaaCTGTACAGACATATTCATAATTCATCCAGGCCTAATCCATGCATAACCCtgtctaaggccgtactcacactaggtacagttgcctcgaaccgggccaaagcacgcttgtcccccctcccgtctcccacgacggcccgcactcacaccacaaacgggcctgcGCATGCTtgcgtcatcgatgctgcgctgttcagtgagaagcgctctctcactcagcagcacagaggagatgtctctagttatatcgtttcagtcgtttgttatgccgtgacacatgcagtcaaatatttcgccaaacagatccgtcacttttggcgctcataaacaatcataaagctctcgtgctgcaggaatgaggaggtctgttAAAGTTATAACAGACCTcgggcacacctcttccaaccgggccagggccggccaagtgaactgtgcttgagcccgattcagcgcactcacacttctcaaatgatccgtgaaacgggcctgggcacggtgtGAGTAGACcctaagtagaggacagaaactagccagacagcaATGTGTAATTTGTGAAAagggctaaataaaataaaaaaaacatcagtattttaagtaagtgtacttttgttttgttttttgcttttattcttgccataattaaaaatataattgtagagcaactcatgttctgtagtcattaatatttaactttaatagatAGAGATGTCCGAAATATAACCagaagcaagtgatgcatcaaagtttgattaaaaaaaaaaaacttgaatggttataaaaatcttaataattattttaataaatgacaaaaataataatcttcAAAATCTTGACCGATGATATGACGTGGTTCCGAAAATGTCCTACATCTGTTTATTCATctgattttacagtgttttatttttaaacacctcctgtcatttaaaaaaaatataccaCAACGGCGAACGCATCAAGTAAAAACCTCACCAGTTTATGAGGTGCGCAttctacggaaccccggaagggacgtagtggaggagaaaaaaattggctggttGAAagaaaaaatgggtgaaagaaaaaaatgggtggaaggAAAATATTtctttctaagtttttgcgttctctcgcaaagttttgcattccctcgcaaagatgttttgcgttctctggCAAAGTTgttgtttctccacaaacacgtcctgttcacttcactcacgtaaaccctcccgtttttgctgaaattctcccatattttaccattctatcccactttctttaaaTCAATACTGTGCGTtgatcgtcgcctttcatatgcaacctctgaaccagcgaatgcatgtataagcgctgactgacagacgcgctccatacaataaactgatcccagatcagcttctgtataCGCCATTTACAGTGGATCACAGAGGAGCGGGTgaatgtttaaacagacaaacacactgaataatatgtaaacatcattacatgagtgaagtgaacaggaagtgtttatggagaaacagttttgcgagagaacgcaaaaaaacgtagaaatatatattttccttccacccatttttttctttcacccatttttttcttttcatccagccaatttttttctcctccactacgtcccttccggggttctgTAGAATTCAGAGCCACCCAAGAACTGTTAAgccaaatacagtaaaatataacaCTTGTCTGAGTGTTTTTAATCTGCAACTCTGATTTTGAGTGCTTCTTTTATAGGTTGCTTTGGATAACAGCGTCCGCTAAATGTATACAAGTAAATGTAAAAAGCATGTGTGGTTTTGGTTTTTGGCcaagaatttttttatttcagcttagaATTTTCTGCTAGTCGTCATACACACGGATGAGAGTGATTAATTGTAGGTATTTGGTACCAAATCTTTAGACATTTTATGATACTCGATCGTATCAAAGTGATTCAGTTTTTAcctaaaaaaaatcattgaatttGAGACTGTTATAATTCAACTTTTTCTCTATTATTTTTCAGACTTGATTGTGGAGAAGAAGAGTGAAGACATGAAGGTCCACCATAGTGTCGATAGAAAGAAGCAGCAATATTTATGCTATTCATGTGGAAAGAGTTATGCAAAAAAACACCATTTAATGTGTCATGAGAGgtctcacactggagagaaaccctacAGCTGTCCACTCTGCGGCAAGAGATTTAGCCTGTTAAATGGCTtaaaaacacatgagaggattcacacggGAGAGAGACCGTACACATGTACTGAGTGCGGGAAGAGCTTCAGACAACTGTCGAACCGTAATCAACACATGAAGTTCCACAGCGGAGAGAAATTACACAAATGTGATCTCTGCGGAAAATTATTTACAAGGCTTCCAGATCT
This window encodes:
- the si:dkey-1b17.1 gene encoding uncharacterized protein si:dkey-1b17.1 yields the protein MSDPEPCRIKQEETEELIDVVVKEESEAPSEDEEKHHVKNENRTAVNGLICTQCGKSFSCKNSLKRHMMVHTGEKPFHCIDCGRSFTRLPSLQLHRKHIHNLIVEKKSEDMKVHHSVDRKKQQYLCYSCGKSYAKKHHLMCHERSHTGEKPYSCPLCGKRFSLLNGLKTHERIHTGERPYTCTECGKSFRQLSNRNQHMKFHSGEKLHKCDLCGKLFTRLPDLRKHRRVHTKERPYSCSVCGKSYSWQSGLLKHQKHHTREFVYSE